The Brassica oleracea var. oleracea cultivar TO1000 chromosome C6, BOL, whole genome shotgun sequence genome includes a region encoding these proteins:
- the LOC106299490 gene encoding uncharacterized protein LOC106299490 produces the protein MAMDQLPKTLFKEGTETQVEKVNNTCRTSILKKVEKYVEAEYKEVLGDPLFSQVMDIYVHKLQYSGRVIHNFVCKQLLTVKRHDLWFHFARRALRFSMQEFHAITGLKYKDDEPDLDIDNWRGDKGFWSKLLRRKGKISLQQIRKVHLKSCNTWSHVDRLRMVYLCVIAGLVMAKDEKVCIPHKYIKLVMDFNKMRKYLWGFHCFDALVTSITEARDKVKTKNSYVIDGFSYALQIWLMEAIPDIGSLLGKKLKEGVTSMRCRNWKGSAKVSYEDIISIESDFASTGVVFPYISSTGNGNIIVDAGFERDDEMNDERVDLIIDMYRKKYDWSKHVWGYQETEQPYADSSEDDGSKEEEAGERSDCGMEEEIKTAHVSPTKKRKNQYQDIGAESRKKRLLCQRSTDKYRDLEEGMKSYIQGMFKSSFTALGLEVRDLIEDRFTKLEQTILSSQTPVGVPAYTQTHGAAPANTQTHGAAPAYTQTHGAAPANTQTHGAAPAYTQTHGAAPVILILLMLLRNLLKLLDWILLLLLLLLRRLLTLMLLLLLPAVELLATKLRFLLTLVVLQLLLRQGLRQR, from the exons ATGGCGATGGATCAGTTGCCAAAAACCCTATTCAAAGAGGGAACGGAAACACAAGTTGAGAAGGTCAACAACACTTGTCGAACTTCCATACTTAAGAAGGTGGAGAAGTATGTTGAAGCAGAGTACAAGGAAGTGTTGGGTGATCCGCTATTTTCTCAGGTTATGGATATTTATGTGCACAAGCTTCAGTATTCAGGGAGAGTGATCCACAACTTCGTTTGTAAGCAGCTTCTGACCGTAAAGCGCCATGATTTGTGGTTCCATTTTGCTAGGAGGGCTCTCAGATTTTCAATGCAAGAATTCCATGCGATCACTGGTCTGAAATATAAAGACGACGAGCCTGACTTGGATATTGATAACTGGAGAGGTGATAAAGGGTTTTGGAGTAAGTTGCTGCGGAGAAAAGGAAAAATTAGCCTACAGCAAATCAGGAAGGTGCATCTGAAATCTTGTAATACATGGTCTCATGTTGATAGGCTGAGGATGGTGTATTTGTGTGTGATTGCTGGTCTGGTTATGGCGAAGGATGAGAAGGTGTGCATCCCACACAAGTACATCAAGCTGGTGATGGATTTCAATAAGATGAGAAAATATCTGTGGGGTTTTCACTGTTTTGATGCGCTTGTGACTTCCATTACTGAAGCTAGGGATAAAGTGAAGACGAAGAACAGTTATGTCATAGATGGATTCTCTTATGCACTTCAGATTTGGTTGATGGAAGCTATTCCAGACATCGGGTCTCTTTTGGGTAAGAAGCTCAAAGAAGGCGTCACTAGCATGAGATGCAGAAATTGGAAAGGATCTGCTAAGGTTTCCTATGAGGATATAATTAGTATTGAGTCCGATTTTGCATCCACT GGAGTTGTGTTTCCATACATCTCTTCAACTGGAAATGGCAACATCATTGTTGATGCTGGGTTTGAGCGAGACGATGAGATGAATGACGAAAGGGTCGATCTGATCATTGACATGTACAGAAAGAAGTATGACTGGAGTAAGCATGTTTGGGGTTATCAGGAAACTGAACAACCATATGCGGACAGTTCTGAGGATGATGGTTCAAAGGAAGAAGAGGCTGGAGAAAGAAGTGACTGTGGAATGGAAGAAGAAATAAAAACCGCCCATGTGTCTCCTACAAAGAAGAGAAAGAACCAGTATCAGGATATTGGAGCCGAGTCAAGGAAGAAGAGGTTACTTTGCCAAAGATCAACCGACAAATACAGAGATCTTGAAGAGGGTATGAAGTCCTATATCCAGGGTATGTTTAAGTCTTCTTTTACTGCCTTAGGGCTTGAGGTCCGCGACTTAATTGAAGACCGGTTTACCAAATTAGAGCAGACGATCCTTTCATCTCAGACTCCAGTTGGTGTTCCGGCTTATACTCAGACTCATGGTGCTGCTCCGGCTAATACTCAGACTCATGGTGCTGCTCCGGCTTATACTCAGACTCATGGTGCTGCTCCGGCTAATACTCAGACTCATGGTGCTGCTCCGGCTTATACTCAGACTCATGGTGCTGCTCCGGTTATACTCATACTCTTGATGCTGCTACGAAATCTACTCAAGCTCCTGGATTGGATTCTACTCTTGCTCCTACTCCTACTCCGGCGTCTACTCACGCTAATGCTCCTGCTACTACTTCCCGCGGTCGAGCTTCTCGCAACAAAGCTTCGGTTCCTTCTCACACTGGTGGTCCTGCAACTGCTGCTAAGACAAGGTCTCAGACAAAGGTAA